A window of the Pueribacillus theae genome harbors these coding sequences:
- a CDS encoding diaminopimelate dehydrogenase — MEDRINVGIVGYGNLGKGVLSAISQNPDMKAVAVFTRRDPGTLTIVNDVKAEHISNIEHYKNKIDVMILCGGSATDLPEQGPSIAKLFNTIDSYDTHAKIPEYFEAVNESAKASGKTSIISVGWDPGLFSLNRMFMEAVLPEGKTYTFWGKGLSQGHSDAVRRVEGVKAGVQYTIPIEEAMERVRNGENPELSTAEKHFRDCYVVAEEGADKEKIERDIKTMPNYFADYETKVTFITEEELKKNHSNMPHGGVVIHSGKTGDGNKQNIEFSLALESNPEFTASVLVAYARAAYRMSKEGQAGAKTVYDVPPGYVSIKSAEQLRKELL, encoded by the coding sequence TTGGAAGATAGAATCAATGTTGGCATTGTCGGTTACGGTAACTTGGGAAAAGGGGTTTTGTCTGCGATAAGCCAAAATCCCGATATGAAGGCAGTAGCTGTCTTTACAAGAAGGGATCCTGGTACATTAACGATTGTAAACGATGTGAAAGCTGAACACATCTCGAATATCGAGCATTATAAAAATAAGATCGATGTGATGATTCTTTGTGGCGGTTCAGCAACCGATTTACCCGAACAAGGGCCAAGCATCGCAAAACTCTTCAACACGATTGACAGTTATGATACGCATGCAAAAATTCCGGAATATTTCGAGGCGGTGAACGAATCGGCGAAAGCGAGCGGAAAAACGAGCATTATTTCTGTAGGATGGGATCCAGGTTTGTTTTCTCTTAATCGCATGTTTATGGAAGCCGTCCTTCCTGAAGGCAAAACGTATACATTTTGGGGAAAGGGCCTAAGCCAAGGGCACTCTGACGCTGTCAGAAGAGTCGAAGGCGTGAAGGCTGGTGTACAATACACCATTCCAATTGAGGAAGCGATGGAACGGGTAAGAAATGGAGAAAATCCTGAATTATCAACAGCGGAAAAGCACTTCCGTGATTGCTATGTCGTCGCGGAAGAAGGGGCAGATAAGGAAAAAATCGAGAGAGATATTAAAACAATGCCTAACTATTTCGCAGATTACGAAACAAAAGTAACATTTATCACTGAAGAGGAGTTAAAGAAAAACCACTCAAACATGCCTCATGGAGGTGTGGTGATCCATAGCGGCAAAACGGGTGATGGGAATAAGCAAAATATTGAATTCTCACTTGCGCTTGAAAGCAACCCGGAATTTACGGCGAGCGTCCTCGTTGCTTATGCGAGAGCCGCATACCGCATGAGCAAAGAAGGGCAAGCAGGCGCAAAAACGGTTTACGATGTACCGCCCGGATACGTATCCATCAAATCGGCTGAACAATTAAGAAAAGAATTGCTGTAA
- a CDS encoding alpha/beta hydrolase, whose product MVQGIIHAMIAAIFLISPTFPNTNGQNDEIETFKPVSSEETDQTYFVDMMQMHSLKHLKGFEDSEIFRGIENGAGYWIEVPKKWNGKLVLYAHGYRGTSSKLTITEPPFRKELLQEGYAWAASSYSTNRYDVETGIKDTHALNRLFRNHVGIPRRTYIMGHSMGGHIAGVYAEQYVNVDGAVPMCGVMGDIELFNFFTAHGLAAQALAGIRKENQQFPADGEYDKVVLPKLREKLGNGVTKEPYTGATVFKELTTAGAKLSVVTENLSGGKRPLFDLAYRHRFNDLLLQQFPKNPYFEVAPGNIIDTTNMIYQLDYNPEMSKEEQTFNDSVLRVSHNPLAKNRSGFSKIPKVTGNLRVPTVTLHTLGDLYVPFSMEQIYKKRAIKHGKSNLLVSRAIRGVGHCKFTSQEEIQALLDLDKWVEEGKVPEGDEILDPDVVADKRYGLKFTSKLRDYDPLK is encoded by the coding sequence ATGGTTCAAGGAATCATTCATGCTATGATTGCAGCAATTTTTTTGATAAGCCCTACTTTCCCTAATACGAACGGGCAAAACGATGAGATAGAAACGTTTAAACCTGTTTCTAGCGAAGAGACGGACCAAACTTACTTCGTCGATATGATGCAAATGCATTCACTTAAACATTTAAAAGGATTTGAGGACAGCGAAATCTTTAGGGGAATTGAAAATGGTGCAGGCTATTGGATTGAAGTCCCTAAAAAATGGAACGGCAAGCTTGTCTTATACGCCCATGGCTACCGGGGAACAAGTTCAAAGCTTACAATCACTGAGCCGCCATTTCGAAAAGAGCTCCTTCAGGAAGGATATGCCTGGGCCGCTTCCAGCTACAGTACAAACAGGTATGATGTAGAAACAGGTATAAAAGATACTCATGCGTTGAATAGATTATTCCGTAACCATGTAGGGATACCTAGACGCACTTACATCATGGGCCATTCGATGGGTGGACATATTGCAGGCGTTTATGCAGAGCAATATGTGAATGTAGATGGAGCGGTTCCAATGTGCGGCGTGATGGGCGATATTGAGCTTTTTAATTTCTTTACAGCACACGGGCTCGCTGCCCAAGCCCTTGCCGGAATCAGAAAAGAAAACCAACAATTTCCTGCAGATGGTGAATATGATAAGGTAGTCTTGCCTAAACTGCGGGAAAAGTTGGGAAACGGTGTAACGAAAGAGCCATATACAGGCGCCACCGTGTTTAAAGAACTCACAACAGCAGGTGCGAAATTAAGCGTCGTTACTGAAAACCTATCAGGTGGAAAACGCCCATTATTCGATCTTGCCTATCGCCATCGATTCAACGATTTGTTGCTTCAACAGTTTCCTAAAAACCCGTACTTCGAGGTAGCGCCAGGCAATATCATTGATACAACAAATATGATTTATCAACTAGATTACAATCCAGAAATGTCCAAAGAGGAGCAAACGTTTAACGACAGTGTACTTCGCGTGTCCCATAACCCCCTGGCCAAAAATCGCAGCGGGTTCTCAAAAATTCCAAAAGTCACTGGGAATTTACGGGTTCCGACTGTAACTCTTCATACACTCGGCGACTTGTACGTCCCATTCTCTATGGAACAAATTTACAAAAAGAGAGCAATCAAACACGGAAAATCCAACTTGTTAGTCTCAAGAGCGATTCGGGGAGTCGGCCATTGCAAATTTACGTCTCAAGAAGAAATTCAAGCGTTACTGGACCTTGATAAATGGGTTGAGGAAGGGAAAGTGCCTGAAGGGGATGAGATTTTAGATCCCGACGTTGTGGCCGATAAACGCTATGGGTTGAAATTCACGTCAAAACTGCGTGATTACGATCCATTGAAATGA
- a CDS encoding ATP-binding cassette domain-containing protein has protein sequence MGESSQAAINEKTEQIRLEQIEKRFGEQTVLKNLSLTIEKGEFIAIVGKSGSGKSTLLRLAAGLDEPTTGQITYNGIPLKESDMNAKMMYQDSRLLPWKTVIDNVGLGLKRGWKKKAEQTLDHVGLLPFKNEWPSNLSGGQQQRVALARALMYNPTLLLLDEPLSALDALTRMEMQNLIEKLWLEQGFTALLVTHDVREAIKLGDRIILIEDGKITLDVQNTAKRPRAFSDTKLTLLEKNILDRIMSA, from the coding sequence TAAATGAAAAAACTGAGCAAATCAGGCTAGAGCAGATTGAAAAACGTTTTGGCGAACAAACGGTATTGAAAAACTTGTCATTAACGATTGAAAAAGGAGAATTTATTGCGATTGTCGGCAAAAGCGGGAGTGGGAAAAGCACACTTTTGCGATTGGCAGCTGGACTGGATGAGCCAACCACAGGTCAAATTACGTATAACGGAATCCCTTTAAAAGAATCGGATATGAATGCCAAGATGATGTATCAGGATTCAAGGCTTCTTCCATGGAAAACGGTCATAGACAATGTTGGCCTTGGGTTAAAACGTGGTTGGAAGAAGAAAGCTGAACAAACACTTGATCATGTTGGCCTGCTCCCTTTTAAAAATGAGTGGCCATCCAATCTATCTGGTGGGCAGCAGCAGCGTGTGGCCCTTGCCCGTGCATTGATGTATAATCCGACCTTGTTATTGCTGGATGAACCGTTAAGCGCATTGGACGCATTAACCCGCATGGAAATGCAGAATCTGATTGAAAAACTTTGGCTAGAACAGGGCTTCACAGCGCTTCTTGTCACGCATGATGTTCGAGAAGCGATAAAGCTTGGTGATCGAATTATATTGATTGAAGATGGGAAGATCACGCTTGATGTACAAAATACAGCGAAGCGTCCGCGAGCATTCTCAGATACAAAGCTGACATTACTGGAAAAAAATATACTGGATCGAATCATGAGCGCATAA
- a CDS encoding MFS transporter codes for MTNHRKDPIWTKNFIGITITNFFIFLIFYALLTTLPIYVVDNLQRSGSDAGLVVTVFLLSAILIRPLSGKILDVFGKKKVLIICLIFFLLSTVLYIWLTEFYLLLALRFFHGLWFSIATTATGSIAADLVPISRKGEGLGYFVMSNNIAVVAGPFIALTLLQSSTFTVLFIVFTVLMIGGVLFSSSIQVSSVHHQASKSMKMSFDDLFERKAFPIASVGFLVAFSYSTVLSFISVYAQQKGLMAAASYFFVVFAVVMLLSRPFVGRLFDAKGPNIVVFPSLILFTAGLIALSLANSAFLLLFAGALLGLGYGTLVPCFQTMAIQSARTDRSAHATSTFFTFFDSGIAAGSFLLGIVATHFGYEKLYFSASIIALIALLFYRKVSSSAKQQVHIAPKPTQIKE; via the coding sequence ATGACGAATCATAGAAAAGATCCAATATGGACGAAGAACTTTATTGGGATTACGATCACCAATTTTTTTATTTTTTTAATCTTTTACGCACTCTTGACGACATTGCCAATTTACGTCGTTGACAATCTACAAAGATCGGGCTCAGATGCAGGACTTGTTGTCACTGTTTTTTTATTGTCTGCAATACTTATACGCCCTTTGTCAGGAAAGATATTAGACGTTTTCGGAAAGAAAAAAGTATTGATTATTTGTTTGATTTTCTTTCTCCTATCGACCGTTCTTTATATATGGCTTACAGAGTTTTACTTGCTTCTTGCCCTTCGCTTCTTTCATGGGCTTTGGTTCAGCATCGCAACAACCGCGACGGGATCGATCGCAGCCGATCTTGTGCCCATATCAAGGAAAGGTGAAGGCTTAGGTTACTTTGTGATGTCGAATAACATCGCTGTCGTAGCCGGGCCTTTTATCGCGTTAACGCTCTTGCAATCTTCAACATTTACAGTTTTATTTATTGTGTTTACCGTACTTATGATTGGAGGCGTCCTTTTTTCAAGTTCCATTCAGGTTTCCTCTGTTCATCATCAAGCAAGCAAAAGTATGAAAATGTCCTTTGATGACTTATTTGAACGAAAGGCATTTCCTATTGCATCTGTCGGTTTTTTAGTTGCATTTAGTTATTCTACCGTCCTCTCATTTATTTCAGTGTATGCACAACAAAAAGGGTTAATGGCAGCCGCCAGCTATTTCTTTGTCGTTTTTGCTGTTGTGATGCTGCTCTCAAGACCATTTGTTGGCCGTCTGTTTGACGCAAAAGGGCCGAACATTGTCGTCTTTCCTTCGCTGATTCTTTTTACGGCTGGATTAATCGCGTTAAGTTTGGCTAATTCTGCGTTTCTTTTGCTTTTTGCCGGTGCGTTGCTTGGCTTAGGCTACGGAACGCTCGTCCCTTGTTTTCAAACGATGGCGATCCAATCCGCCCGTACCGATCGCAGTGCCCATGCTACGTCAACGTTCTTTACATTCTTTGATAGCGGCATTGCTGCGGGTTCCTTTTTATTGGGAATCGTCGCAACTCATTTTGGCTATGAGAAGCTTTACTTCTCCGCATCAATCATTGCACTCATCGCTTTACTTTTTTATCGAAAAGTAAGTTCTTCCGCAAAACAACAGGTACACATCGCACCCAAACCAACACAAATCAAAGAATAA